A stretch of DNA from Borrelia parkeri:
CTTTAAAGTTAATAGTTGAGTTAGCCTTAACTCCATTTGCTAACGTTGTAGGATTTTTATTAACACATGCATCCCATTTGGTATGACATAAACAGTATCACTCTCTACTGAAAGCTTAACAGCACGCTTGAATGGCCATCCTTTATATGGATACTTTCCTATAATGTCAACACTACTAGATATTGAGAGGGCATTAGAATCAATAATTTTCATCTTATCTTGAAATCCATTCTCAAAACCACTAAATAAAGCCCTATCTTCATGTTGATTCTTAGTGTATTGTCTAAGCTTTAGGATTGCATCTCTGTATTGAGTCTCAAGTGACGCTACTTGTGCAGGTGTATGTCTTTTGCTGCGGCTTTTAGGCTGACTACTTATTCTCAATGATTCTACATCCTCTAGAGTATCTAGAGTATTTAATGTTTCTACATCTAGTGTTTTTAAAAATTCTATTTGCTCTGAATTTGCCATTTGACTCTCTAATTCATAATCTGAATGCAAAGTATCACTGTCTTGAACTTCTTTATTACCTTTAATACCGCTAGAAGTAGTTATTTTTTCACTTACAGAACTCATTAACTACCCTTCAATGCCCTATTTCCAAATACACTAACATTTATTATGTAGAGACTATCATTTAATTTGTATGCTTTTGATAAAGCTATTGCATTCACTTTAGTGTTATTTGAAGTACTAGCCTTTTCAAGTTCACCATTTGTATTGAAGGACAATTTATCTCCAGCATTAATTGAAGATTGACTATCCTTTTTTACTACTAAGTACCCTTCAAAATATTCCGTAATTGGTACTACTGTTGCCCTTTGTGTAAAATCATCTATATTAATGCATATACCAAAAAGGTCATCACCACCCCCAGCTTCAACACGAGGTTCAAAGTCACCTTCAAAAGATAACTTTACTCCTCTCTTGTATGGATATCCCTTAATTGGATAGTTAACAATTACAGTATCTGAACTTGTACTAGTTCCACCAGAATTACTAAAATGTAAATTCTTATCTCTAAAATCAGTATTGTTACTAAAAGTAGCTAAGTCACTACTAGGATTCTTCATTAATGCTTTGATTTCTTTAAGTTTATCTTCATATTCTTTTTTAAGTTGCGTGATATTATTAGACACACTAACCTCCCCTTAAGCACTGCGTTTGTTTATTCTTTCGGAAGTCTGTTTTTGTTTATTTATATGAAACTGTATCATACCTTCTGTAATCTCACTTCGATTAATTGGTCTGAAATTTGGATCTGAGATTGATATTGTCTCTCTAAATTTAACACTCCCATTTTTAGAAGAAACATCACTCATACTCACATTACGCTTTCTATGTTTTATATTCACCTTTGCCAAATCTAAAAGCTGTTCCAATATCTTTCCTTCAAGATGTTCTGTTGATTCAACCTTAGCTATAGCTTTTATCTCTTCAGGTAATACATATTTTCGAACAAGCTCTCGGCTTTGGGCTAAGAGTATCTCATCAAGTGAATATCCTTTAGAGAGTAATG
This window harbors:
- a CDS encoding DUF228 domain-containing protein, yielding MSNNITQLKKEYEDKLKEIKALMKNPSSDLATFSNNTDFRDKNLHFSNSGGTSTSSDTVIVNYPIKGYPYKRGVKLSFEGDFEPRVEAGGGDDLFGICINIDDFTQRATVVPITEYFEGYLVVKKDSQSSINAGDKLSFNTNGELEKASTSNNTKVNAIALSKAYKLNDSLYIINVSVFGNRALKGS
- a CDS encoding DUF228 domain-containing protein — encoded protein: MSSVSEKITTSSGIKGNKEVQDSDTLHSDYELESQMANSEQIEFLKTLDVETLNTLDTLEDVESLRISSQPKSRSKRHTPAQVASLETQYRDAILKLRQYTKNQHEDRALFSGFENGFQDKMKIIDSNALSISSSVDIIGKYPYKGWPFKRAVKLSVESDTVYVIPNGMHVLIKILQR
- a CDS encoding DUF1357 family protein, which encodes MEVEKTNDSVKTATDTESVSKTPVMVSISAAEYEEYKAYKATKESDNKALSINERVSKELAEVQERALLQDKLLKEATRINEIDTLASKYLSNHFNKEALLSKGYSLDEILLAQSRELVRKYVLPEEIKAIAKVESTEHLEGKILEQLLDLAKVNIKHRKRNVSMSDVSSKNGSVKFRETISISDPNFRPINRSEITEGMIQFHINKQKQTSERINKRSA